One genomic window of Panicum hallii strain FIL2 chromosome 6, PHallii_v3.1, whole genome shotgun sequence includes the following:
- the LOC112897698 gene encoding chorismate mutase 2-like, with protein sequence MAARAIYAPLVCTAALLLAFVVSPSAGLSLDTVREFLTREEDTIVFSLIERARYPLNRPAYDPIHLGDGAGPGRRLNASFAELFIRESEAVQSKAGRYQSLQEIPFFAYRVPFTLAPPYNFTRELYPAAAFVNVNDAIWSMYFNELLPLLAKNGDDGNYAVTVDSDLACLQVLSRRINYGRYVAEVKFRGDQQTYTSLIQAKDRDSLMKLLTSEAQEDVVKRRIEKKATVFGQSITSDGPIKTGVNNSSGTNFKVDPSVVYKLYDQWVIPLTKQVEVEYLLHRLD encoded by the exons atggcTGCGCGCGCGATTTACGCGCCGctggtctgcacggcggcgctgctgctggcCTTCGTCGTGTCGCCGTCCGCCGGGCTCAGCCTGGACACGGTGAGGGAGTTCCTGACGCGGGAGGAGGACACCATTGTCTTCAGCCTCATCGAGAGGGCGAGGTACCCGCTCAACCGGCCGGCCTACGACCCCATCCACCTCGGCGACGGCGCGGGCCCTGGCCGCCGCCTCAACGCCTCTTTCGCCGAGCTCTTCATCCGTGAGTCCGAGGCCGTCCAATCCAAG GCCGGAAGGTACCAAAGCCTACAAGAGATTCCATTCTTCGCTTACAGAGTTCCTTTCACTCTGGCACCTCCATACAACTTCACACGC GAGTTGTATCCTGCGGCTGCCTTTGTTAACGTCAATGATGCCATTTGGAGCATGTACTTCAACGAGCTGCTCCCTCTGCTGGCCAAGAATGGAGATGATGGTAACTATGCTGTGACTGTTGATTCAGATCTTGCATGTCTTCAG GTGCTTTCAAGAAGGATCAACTATGGCAGGTATGTGGCAGAAGTGAAGTTCAGAGGCGACCAGCAGACCTACACTAGTTTAATTCAGGCCAAG GACAGAGATTCTCTGATGAAACTATTGACATCTGAAGCCCAGGAAGATGTCGTAAAGAGAAGGATAGAGAAGAAGGCCACAGTGTTTGGCCAAAGCATAACATCAGATGGACCAATTAAAACTGGTGTCAACAACAGCAGTGGAACCAACTTCAAAGTTGACCCCTCCGTTGTTTATAAACTGTATGACCAATGGGTGATTCCGTTGACTAAACAAGTGGAGGTGGAGTACCTTCTCCATCGTCTCGATTGA